From the Salinimicrobium tongyeongense genome, one window contains:
- the xylA gene encoding xylose isomerase, which produces MESKFFKNIDKIKFEGRESDNPLAFKWYDENKVVAGKTLKEHLRFATAYWHTFNNTGSDPFGPGTETFAWDKSDDPITRAKDKMDAAFEFMSKLGTPYYCFHDVDVVDEAPSLAEFENRLQTMVEYAKQKQKETGIKLLWGTSNLFSNPRYMNGAATNPNFDVLAYAGAQAKIALDATIALGGENYVFWGGREGYMSLLNTDMKRELDHLGRFLNTCKDYARKQGFKGNFFIEPKPMEPTKHQYDYDAATSLHFIKQYNLQNDFKLNLEVNHATLAGHTFEHELQVAVDAGMLGSIDANRGDYQNGWDTDQFPIDLFEITQAMLIILEGGGIQGGGINFDAKVRRNSTDLEDKFIAHVAGMDVFARGLICANNVLENTKYKQIRKDRYASFDSGNGAKFENGELSLEDLSKIARENGEPKQISGKQELLEQIIANSY; this is translated from the coding sequence ATGGAATCAAAATTTTTCAAAAACATCGACAAGATCAAATTTGAAGGCAGAGAGAGTGACAATCCTCTTGCTTTCAAATGGTATGACGAGAATAAAGTAGTAGCAGGAAAAACCCTTAAAGAACACCTAAGGTTTGCTACAGCTTACTGGCATACTTTTAACAATACAGGAAGTGACCCTTTTGGGCCTGGTACAGAAACATTTGCATGGGACAAAAGCGATGACCCCATCACCCGGGCAAAAGATAAAATGGATGCTGCTTTTGAATTCATGAGCAAACTGGGAACTCCTTACTACTGTTTTCACGATGTAGACGTGGTTGACGAAGCTCCCAGCCTTGCCGAGTTTGAAAACAGGCTTCAAACCATGGTTGAATATGCCAAACAGAAGCAAAAAGAAACAGGAATAAAACTGCTTTGGGGTACTTCAAACCTCTTTAGCAACCCGCGTTACATGAACGGTGCGGCAACTAACCCAAACTTTGATGTTCTTGCCTATGCAGGTGCCCAGGCCAAGATCGCCCTTGATGCTACCATTGCACTTGGAGGTGAGAATTATGTATTCTGGGGAGGAAGGGAAGGATATATGAGCCTTCTCAACACCGATATGAAAAGGGAGCTTGACCACCTAGGCAGATTTTTGAATACCTGTAAAGATTACGCCCGCAAACAAGGGTTTAAAGGTAATTTCTTTATTGAGCCAAAACCCATGGAGCCTACCAAGCATCAATACGACTATGATGCTGCAACATCTCTGCATTTTATCAAACAGTACAACCTGCAAAACGATTTCAAACTAAATCTTGAAGTGAACCATGCAACCCTGGCAGGGCATACCTTTGAACATGAACTTCAGGTAGCTGTAGACGCAGGAATGCTGGGAAGTATAGATGCCAACAGAGGGGACTATCAAAACGGATGGGATACAGACCAGTTCCCTATAGACCTTTTTGAGATCACCCAGGCCATGCTGATCATTCTTGAAGGTGGCGGAATCCAGGGCGGTGGAATCAATTTTGACGCAAAAGTAAGGCGTAATTCAACCGATCTTGAAGATAAATTCATTGCTCATGTCGCAGGAATGGATGTATTTGCACGAGGTCTTATTTGCGCTAATAATGTGCTTGAAAATACAAAGTATAAGCAGATCAGAAAAGACCGGTACGCTTCCTTTGATTCGGGTAACGGGGCAAAATTTGAAAACGGAGAACTTTCTCTTGAAGACCTTAGCAAAATTGCTCGTGAAAACGGAGAACCAAAACAAATTAGCGGAAAGCAGGAATTGCTTGAGCAGATCATTGCCAACTCCTACTAG
- a CDS encoding glycoside hydrolase family 43 protein has product MKFSYFQKSALLILAISIWGCKNGNNQEEKVEAPEASTDTLPEFASEPLVKDNYTADPSAHVFEGKIYVYPSHDWDSGIPEDDTGAHFNMKDYHVYSMDSVGGEVTDHGKVLDVEDVPWASRQMWAPDAAEKDGKYYLYFPAKDPNDIFKIGVAVGDSPAGPFTPEKEPIAGSYSIDPAVYKDSDNSYYMYFGGIWGGQLQDYRNNEYQGEEDVYPADDEPALSPMVAKMSDDMLNFAEDPKEIKLLDADGNPLLTGDNERRFFEAAWVHKYNDKYYFSYSTGDTHNIAYATGDSPYGPFTYQGVILEPVLGWTNHHSIVEHNGQWYLFYHDSSLSGGKTYLRSMKVAKLTHNEDGSIETISSFANGSDNIVEN; this is encoded by the coding sequence ATGAAATTTTCCTATTTTCAAAAATCCGCTCTTCTAATCCTTGCCATCTCAATTTGGGGGTGCAAGAATGGAAATAATCAAGAAGAAAAAGTTGAAGCTCCGGAAGCCTCTACCGACACCCTTCCTGAGTTTGCTTCAGAACCACTTGTAAAAGACAACTACACTGCAGATCCCTCTGCACATGTATTTGAAGGCAAAATATATGTATACCCCTCTCATGACTGGGATTCAGGCATACCTGAAGATGACACGGGCGCACACTTTAACATGAAAGACTACCACGTATACTCAATGGATAGCGTTGGGGGTGAGGTTACAGACCATGGTAAAGTACTCGATGTAGAGGATGTGCCATGGGCTTCACGTCAAATGTGGGCCCCCGATGCAGCCGAAAAAGATGGCAAATACTACCTTTACTTCCCGGCTAAAGATCCAAATGACATCTTTAAAATAGGGGTTGCAGTTGGTGATTCCCCCGCCGGACCTTTTACTCCTGAAAAAGAACCTATCGCAGGAAGCTACAGTATTGATCCAGCTGTATACAAAGACAGCGACAACTCATACTATATGTATTTTGGAGGCATCTGGGGAGGACAGTTGCAGGACTACCGCAATAATGAATATCAGGGAGAAGAAGATGTTTACCCAGCAGATGACGAACCCGCTCTTTCCCCTATGGTGGCAAAGATGAGTGATGATATGCTAAACTTTGCAGAGGATCCCAAAGAAATCAAACTTCTAGATGCAGATGGGAACCCGCTACTTACAGGAGATAACGAAAGACGCTTTTTTGAAGCGGCCTGGGTGCATAAATACAATGATAAATACTATTTCTCCTACTCTACCGGAGATACTCACAATATTGCTTATGCGACCGGAGACAGTCCTTACGGCCCCTTCACCTATCAGGGCGTGATTCTTGAACCAGTACTGGGATGGACCAACCACCATTCTATTGTTGAGCACAATGGGCAGTGGTATTTATTTTACCACGACAGTTCACTTTCCGGAGGCAAGACCTACCTTAGAAGTATGAAAGTGGCAAAACTCACCCATAATGAAGATGGAAGCATAGAAACCATTAGCTCATTTGCCAACGGCAGTGACAATATTGTTGAAAACTAG
- a CDS encoding aldo/keto reductase: MDIGNINGTTTLHNGVAMPVLGLGVYKAKEGREVIESVHHALNAGYRHIDTASFYENESGVGEAIKSSKIPREEIFVTTKVWNDDQGFEATLKAFDKSLEKLGLDYIDLYLIHWPVPGKYVETWKALEKLYSEGKVKAIGVSNFLEHQLKDILNDCSIKPMVLQNEFHPRLVQQSLLDFCKRNHIQYEAWSPLMRGEVFQNPLLKELAEKYGKTIAQLVIRWDLQKGVVTIPKSVHRDRIFENADVFDFEISEEDMRRIDALDREERTGAHPDNFMDHFRSN; encoded by the coding sequence ATGGATATTGGAAATATAAATGGAACTACCACATTACACAATGGCGTTGCTATGCCGGTTCTTGGGCTTGGGGTTTATAAGGCCAAAGAAGGCAGGGAAGTCATTGAATCTGTACACCATGCTCTCAATGCCGGGTACAGGCATATAGATACGGCTTCTTTTTATGAGAACGAAAGTGGAGTAGGCGAAGCTATTAAAAGTTCGAAAATTCCCCGGGAAGAAATCTTTGTGACCACCAAGGTATGGAATGATGATCAGGGTTTTGAAGCAACGCTTAAAGCTTTCGACAAATCTCTGGAGAAGCTGGGACTGGATTATATTGATCTTTACCTGATACACTGGCCGGTGCCGGGAAAATATGTTGAAACCTGGAAAGCCCTGGAAAAGCTATATTCCGAAGGAAAAGTAAAAGCTATAGGGGTGTCAAACTTTTTGGAACATCAATTAAAGGATATTCTGAATGATTGCAGCATAAAACCTATGGTGCTGCAGAATGAATTTCACCCCAGGCTGGTACAGCAGTCGTTGCTTGATTTTTGCAAACGCAACCACATACAATATGAGGCCTGGTCTCCTTTAATGAGAGGAGAAGTCTTTCAAAACCCTCTCCTGAAGGAGCTTGCTGAAAAATATGGAAAGACCATTGCACAACTGGTTATACGCTGGGACCTTCAGAAAGGAGTGGTTACCATTCCAAAAAGTGTTCACAGAGACCGCATTTTTGAGAATGCAGATGTTTTTGATTTCGAGATTTCTGAAGAAGATATGCGGCGAATAGATGCCCTGGACCGGGAAGAACGAACAGGAGCACACCCCGATAATTTCATGGACCACTTCAGAAGTAATTAG
- a CDS encoding sialate O-acetylesterase encodes MSFLRTFFTLLLFCSSSISMFGQVKLPRLIDDGMVLQRNSKVKIWGWASKQEPISVIFLDKEYKTVADSEGKWSVSLNDLQAGGPFIMNIKGSNNIQLKEIYIGDVWLASGQSNMELPMSRVAPLYSEEIATASNEAIRYFEVPKTYNFNEAKEDLEGGEWIPVASNTIGKISAVSYFFAKDLYEEYKVPIGIINSALGGSPAEAWISEEALKKFPAHYDEALRFKSQDLRDSIATADQTRINNWYSDSQKKDTGLKENWKAAHLDDSSWKTMEIPGYWAETDLGPKNGVVWFRKTIDLKEDLAQEDAKLILGRIVDADSVFVNGTFVGNTTYQYPPRRYEIPQGILKAGENTISIRIINEGGRGGFVEEKEYKLISGGKEIDLTGTWKFKLGAEMPRLQGQTFIRWKPLGLYNAMINPLIDYSIKGVIWYQGESNADNPGEYQALMTALIKDWRNKWGQKDLPFLYVQLANFMGTKDEPGDSQWARLRDAQLKTLTVPHTGMAVAIDVGEGNDIHPLNKKDVGERLARAAKKVAYGEDIIPAGPLYKSFSKEGDSIVVSFENAGKGLVSKNGKSLSYFSIAGKDGEFKWAQAEIRGDKIVVYHPEIKDPVAVRYAWADNPEGANLYNKEGLPASPFRTDDWE; translated from the coding sequence ATGTCATTTTTAAGAACATTTTTTACGCTGTTACTCTTCTGCAGTAGTTCCATTTCGATGTTTGGACAGGTAAAGCTACCCAGACTCATTGATGACGGAATGGTTCTTCAGCGAAATAGCAAGGTGAAAATTTGGGGATGGGCTTCTAAACAGGAGCCCATTTCTGTTATTTTCCTGGATAAAGAATATAAAACAGTCGCAGATTCCGAAGGTAAATGGTCGGTTTCACTAAACGACCTACAAGCCGGCGGCCCTTTTATCATGAACATCAAGGGCAGCAACAATATTCAGCTCAAAGAAATTTATATTGGTGATGTATGGCTGGCTTCAGGGCAATCAAATATGGAACTGCCAATGTCTCGCGTTGCACCTTTATATTCCGAAGAAATAGCAACCGCCTCCAATGAGGCTATTCGTTATTTTGAAGTTCCTAAAACGTATAATTTCAATGAAGCCAAAGAAGATCTTGAAGGCGGGGAATGGATACCGGTTGCTTCAAATACCATTGGGAAAATTTCTGCCGTAAGTTACTTTTTTGCGAAAGATCTTTATGAGGAATATAAGGTGCCTATAGGAATAATTAATTCGGCACTTGGAGGTTCACCTGCCGAAGCCTGGATTAGTGAAGAGGCCTTAAAAAAATTTCCTGCTCATTATGACGAAGCGCTGCGCTTTAAAAGTCAGGATTTGAGAGATAGTATTGCAACAGCCGACCAAACCCGCATTAATAACTGGTACAGCGACAGTCAAAAGAAGGACACGGGTCTTAAAGAAAACTGGAAAGCTGCCCATCTCGACGACTCTTCCTGGAAAACCATGGAAATTCCCGGGTATTGGGCCGAAACAGACCTTGGTCCTAAAAACGGCGTGGTTTGGTTCAGAAAGACCATTGATCTTAAAGAAGACCTGGCACAAGAAGATGCAAAACTTATTTTGGGGCGCATCGTAGATGCCGATTCGGTATTTGTAAACGGAACATTTGTGGGCAACACCACCTATCAATACCCGCCGCGGCGTTATGAAATTCCTCAGGGGATATTAAAGGCCGGTGAAAACACTATTAGCATCCGTATCATTAATGAAGGGGGGCGCGGAGGATTTGTAGAGGAGAAAGAATATAAGCTGATTTCCGGGGGAAAGGAAATAGACCTTACCGGCACGTGGAAGTTCAAACTGGGGGCGGAAATGCCCAGGCTGCAGGGACAAACCTTTATCAGGTGGAAACCTCTGGGGCTGTACAATGCCATGATCAATCCTTTAATTGATTATTCCATAAAAGGGGTTATCTGGTACCAGGGAGAATCCAATGCAGATAACCCGGGAGAATATCAGGCTCTTATGACTGCGCTCATCAAAGACTGGAGAAACAAATGGGGGCAGAAAGATTTGCCTTTCCTTTATGTTCAACTCGCCAATTTCATGGGGACCAAAGATGAACCCGGAGACAGCCAATGGGCAAGATTAAGAGATGCCCAGTTAAAAACCCTTACCGTGCCTCATACCGGAATGGCTGTTGCCATAGATGTGGGAGAAGGAAATGACATACATCCTTTAAATAAAAAGGATGTAGGGGAACGCTTGGCAAGAGCGGCAAAAAAAGTGGCTTATGGGGAAGATATAATCCCGGCAGGACCTTTATATAAATCCTTTTCAAAAGAAGGAGATTCCATAGTAGTCTCTTTTGAGAATGCAGGAAAAGGCCTGGTATCCAAAAATGGCAAATCCCTGTCCTATTTTTCCATTGCCGGAAAAGACGGGGAATTCAAATGGGCGCAGGCTGAAATAAGAGGAGATAAGATCGTGGTATATCATCCCGAAATCAAAGATCCCGTAGCAGTCCGTTACGCCTGGGCAGATAATCCTGAAGGTGCAAACCTTTACAATAAAGAAGGCTTACCTGCATCTCCTTTCAGGACCGATGACTGGGAGTAG
- a CDS encoding SusC/RagA family TonB-linked outer membrane protein: protein MKEVLLFKGKHSWKSLLLTLAVIMTSAATAQNITVSGTVTDEMGPLPGVTVLLQGTSRGVTTDFNGEYVIEDVPSNGVLVYSYVGFATQMVNINGQNEIDIVLQEDTEALEEVVVIGYGTQRREAVTGSVSSIGGEELRDIPSANISEALQGRLPGVELSQTSSQPGAPQQIRIRGTRSLSGSNDPLIVLNGVPFAGSLNDINPNDIQSMDILKDASATAIYGSRGANGVVIITTNTGRQGQAAQFSYDAFYGVKTVFGEYPMMSGPDFVALRKAANQYENGADEMDDINTDWQDLMYENSLITNHNLGVSGGTESGSYNASLGYTKDEAVLPEQYFERISFNGTLSQDIGEYIKVGFNTNNNYSVRNGMNLGIYDVLAASPIASPYNEDGTLKRVVSLAADDMWVRTRGSIEGLGDAWIDQSREFGTFNNFFGELEIPGVEGLKYRINLGLNYRSTHGGSYTGQGVFSVSESTLSNASINNSITTRYLVENLLTYDRTFNDSHRINVVGLYSTEESKFNSSSIAALGIPTDQFQFYNLGQATDEIIIDPANQGYYRSGLMSYMGRIMYEYENKYMISATLRSDGSSRLAEGHKWHTYPAVSVGWNLGNESFMESADWMNSLKIRAGYGETSNQAVTPYSTLGLLATRPYNFGPDNYAVGYYVSQLPNPELGWEYSTTYNLGVDFSLFNYRLTGTAEYYITNTNDILYNVVLPGTSGVDSYTANIGETQNKGFELSLNGVILDDPDGFSWEAGLNLYSNKNELVALASGTSQDVGNNWFEGHPINVIYDYERIGLWQEDDPYLDILEPGGNVGMIKVRYTGEYDANGVPVRQIGPDDRKVIDVNPDFQGGFNTRLAYKNFDFTAVGAFQSGGVLISTLYGSSGYLNMLNGRRGNVDVDYWTPENTGARYPKPGGITSGDNPKYGSTLGYFDASYLKIRTLTLGYNFDKERVGDLGFNDLRLYATVQNAFVLFSPYYDESGMDPVTNSYGDQNSAVAGYPNRLLTIGTNTPSTRNYVLGVNLTF, encoded by the coding sequence ATGAAGGAAGTATTACTATTTAAAGGAAAACATTCCTGGAAAAGTCTGTTGCTAACATTAGCAGTAATTATGACTTCTGCCGCGACCGCTCAGAATATAACGGTTTCGGGAACAGTGACAGATGAAATGGGACCTTTGCCCGGGGTTACCGTTTTGCTTCAGGGAACCTCTAGGGGGGTAACCACCGACTTTAATGGAGAATATGTGATAGAGGATGTGCCATCAAACGGAGTACTGGTATATTCATATGTGGGGTTCGCTACCCAAATGGTCAATATTAATGGCCAAAACGAAATCGATATAGTTCTGCAGGAAGATACAGAAGCCCTGGAAGAGGTGGTTGTAATTGGATATGGAACTCAGCGTAGAGAGGCAGTAACAGGTTCTGTTTCGTCAATTGGCGGGGAAGAATTAAGAGATATCCCTTCTGCCAATATTTCTGAAGCTTTGCAGGGAAGACTTCCCGGGGTTGAGCTTTCTCAAACTTCTTCCCAGCCAGGTGCTCCACAGCAAATCCGTATTCGTGGAACACGTTCATTATCGGGTAGTAATGATCCATTGATCGTGCTTAACGGTGTGCCTTTTGCAGGTTCCCTTAATGATATAAACCCCAATGATATTCAAAGTATGGATATCCTTAAAGATGCCTCGGCAACCGCAATTTACGGATCCAGGGGAGCTAACGGGGTGGTAATCATTACAACCAATACCGGGAGACAGGGACAGGCTGCGCAATTTAGTTATGACGCTTTTTATGGAGTGAAGACTGTGTTTGGAGAGTATCCAATGATGAGCGGGCCCGATTTTGTAGCACTTCGAAAAGCCGCAAACCAGTACGAGAACGGAGCAGATGAGATGGATGATATTAATACCGACTGGCAGGACCTTATGTATGAAAACAGTCTTATAACCAATCATAATTTAGGTGTTTCTGGAGGTACAGAAAGCGGAAGTTATAATGCAAGTCTTGGATATACAAAAGATGAAGCTGTTCTGCCCGAACAGTATTTTGAAAGGATCTCCTTCAACGGAACCCTTAGCCAAGACATTGGTGAGTATATAAAAGTTGGTTTCAATACCAATAATAATTATTCGGTAAGAAACGGAATGAATCTGGGGATCTATGATGTTCTGGCCGCTTCTCCAATTGCAAGTCCTTACAATGAAGATGGTACTTTGAAAAGAGTAGTGAGCCTGGCGGCAGATGATATGTGGGTGCGTACTCGCGGAAGCATTGAAGGACTTGGAGATGCCTGGATTGATCAATCCAGAGAATTCGGGACTTTTAATAACTTTTTCGGGGAGCTTGAGATTCCTGGTGTTGAGGGGTTAAAATACAGGATTAACCTGGGGCTTAATTACCGGAGTACACATGGAGGTAGTTATACCGGCCAGGGAGTGTTTAGTGTTTCAGAAAGCACACTTTCTAATGCTTCCATCAATAACTCGATTACTACCCGTTACCTGGTAGAAAACCTATTGACCTACGACCGTACTTTTAACGACAGTCATAGAATTAACGTAGTAGGCTTATATTCTACAGAAGAGAGTAAATTTAATAGCTCAAGTATTGCTGCCCTTGGGATTCCTACAGATCAGTTTCAGTTCTATAATTTAGGTCAGGCAACAGATGAGATCATTATAGATCCTGCGAATCAGGGATACTACAGGAGTGGTTTAATGTCATATATGGGTAGGATAATGTACGAGTATGAGAATAAATACATGATATCTGCCACACTGCGTTCAGACGGTTCTTCGAGGCTTGCCGAAGGTCATAAATGGCATACTTATCCTGCAGTTTCTGTGGGTTGGAACCTTGGTAACGAGTCCTTTATGGAAAGTGCAGACTGGATGAATTCCCTTAAGATTCGTGCAGGGTATGGAGAAACTTCAAACCAGGCTGTGACCCCCTATTCTACTTTGGGGCTTTTGGCCACAAGACCATATAACTTTGGCCCCGATAATTATGCAGTTGGATATTATGTTTCTCAACTTCCAAACCCAGAACTTGGATGGGAGTACTCTACAACTTATAACTTAGGGGTTGATTTCTCTTTATTTAATTACCGGCTTACGGGTACTGCAGAATACTATATTACCAATACCAATGACATCCTTTACAATGTGGTACTTCCGGGTACTTCTGGGGTTGATAGTTATACTGCCAATATTGGGGAGACACAAAACAAAGGATTTGAACTTTCCCTTAATGGGGTAATTCTCGACGATCCCGATGGCTTTAGCTGGGAGGCAGGCCTTAACCTTTATTCTAATAAGAATGAGCTTGTGGCACTGGCTTCAGGAACTTCTCAGGATGTTGGTAATAACTGGTTTGAAGGTCACCCAATAAACGTGATCTATGATTATGAGCGTATTGGGCTTTGGCAGGAAGATGATCCTTACCTGGATATTCTGGAGCCAGGAGGAAATGTGGGTATGATCAAGGTAAGATATACCGGAGAATATGATGCCAATGGCGTACCGGTTAGACAAATTGGTCCAGATGATAGAAAGGTGATTGATGTGAACCCCGATTTTCAGGGAGGGTTCAATACTCGTCTAGCATACAAAAATTTCGATTTTACTGCAGTAGGTGCGTTTCAGTCTGGGGGAGTTCTTATTAGTACCTTATACGGTTCTTCAGGTTATTTGAATATGCTTAATGGTCGTCGCGGTAATGTGGATGTTGATTACTGGACGCCAGAAAATACCGGAGCCAGATATCCAAAGCCAGGAGGAATAACCAGCGGTGATAACCCCAAATATGGTTCTACCCTGGGGTATTTTGATGCCTCTTATTTGAAAATACGCACTCTTACTCTGGGGTATAACTTTGACAAAGAAAGGGTAGGTGATCTTGGGTTCAATGACCTTAGACTTTATGCTACCGTACAAAATGCTTTTGTTCTTTTCTCACCTTACTATGATGAATCGGGAATGGATCCGGTAACAAACTCCTATGGTGATCAGAATTCAGCGGTGGCAGGGTATCCAAACAGGCTTCTTACTATTGGAACCAATACACCCTCTACAAGGAACTACGTATTAGGTGTGAACTTAACTTTCTAA
- a CDS encoding RagB/SusD family nutrient uptake outer membrane protein, with translation MKNIRLKTSAVTTLVLAMLLISCSDDILEETPRSTYEPGFFKTETGVLGGLTSMYAHLRYIYGQAYYYNTTLTGTDEVTYAQSADQNFLVMDLSGQGNITPEDSRADAIWNISFSNINTANGVIENAEAVGISDELTAEARFFRGFDYFLLVQTFGGVPLDLGAGELAFNTNPTRTSTRNTVPEVYTRAVFPDLLNAVENLPEFPRVTGGATKTVARLYLAKAYLTYGWWLENPNNIPTYPETSRTDPDGHDAQWYFQQAYDVATTAINNPGPFGLQPTYYDVNNAENDRNSEILLYADHTETSEYYNGASLTYSGGGAPENFAGWMMTWNYTVIRSAKDPNWSETVSSVQREDSQDLGRPWTRMAPTIGAITQTFADKTRDSRYDGTFTTTYRGNWPKGGVEQEVLYNANGLPVEPGDAILTFLDEQPDAAIDYPDGQGKSNIGAGVLPGRSDFVIGPQDISRRTYPGLWKLGPYRTNTGDGLGQPNAASTRPFNIAKFSELYFIAAEAAVKGANANGMSARELINVIRARAGVWRWDNNEGEPKIADFSTELVSETPAEIDIYYILAERSREYFGEGYRWYDLIRTQTWEDLASTYRIAGSDYGDHNAQTITRNIEPYHYLRPIPQGQIDAMEGDTGSYQNPGY, from the coding sequence ATGAAAAATATTCGTTTAAAAACTTCTGCTGTAACCACTCTTGTGCTGGCAATGCTTCTAATATCCTGTTCAGATGATATTCTGGAAGAAACCCCAAGAAGTACTTATGAACCGGGATTCTTTAAAACTGAAACCGGAGTGCTGGGAGGTTTGACCTCTATGTATGCTCATTTGAGATATATCTACGGGCAGGCATATTACTACAATACTACTTTAACGGGTACAGATGAGGTAACTTATGCCCAGAGTGCAGATCAAAATTTCCTGGTAATGGATCTTTCAGGGCAGGGAAATATTACTCCTGAAGATAGCCGGGCCGATGCAATATGGAATATATCCTTTTCAAATATCAATACTGCTAATGGGGTTATTGAAAATGCCGAGGCAGTGGGAATATCTGATGAACTTACCGCCGAAGCAAGGTTTTTTAGAGGCTTTGATTACTTTTTGCTGGTCCAGACCTTTGGGGGTGTTCCATTAGACCTTGGAGCTGGTGAACTGGCCTTTAACACCAACCCTACAAGAACATCTACCCGTAACACGGTTCCCGAAGTTTATACCAGGGCAGTATTTCCCGATCTTCTTAATGCGGTTGAAAACCTTCCTGAATTCCCCAGGGTTACCGGCGGGGCAACCAAAACAGTTGCAAGGTTGTATTTGGCTAAAGCTTACCTCACCTATGGCTGGTGGCTTGAGAATCCAAATAATATCCCAACTTATCCGGAAACTTCAAGAACTGACCCCGACGGGCATGATGCGCAGTGGTATTTCCAGCAAGCTTATGATGTGGCTACAACGGCTATAAACAATCCTGGCCCTTTTGGGCTGCAGCCCACTTATTACGATGTGAATAATGCAGAGAATGATCGCAATAGTGAAATCCTTCTTTATGCAGATCATACTGAAACCAGTGAATACTATAACGGAGCAAGTCTTACTTATAGTGGTGGTGGTGCTCCCGAAAATTTTGCAGGCTGGATGATGACCTGGAACTATACCGTTATTCGCAGCGCAAAAGACCCTAACTGGAGTGAAACAGTAAGTTCTGTACAGCGAGAAGACTCCCAGGACCTTGGCCGCCCATGGACGCGTATGGCTCCTACCATTGGTGCTATAACCCAAACTTTTGCAGATAAGACCCGTGACTCGCGTTATGATGGGACTTTTACCACAACTTATCGTGGAAACTGGCCAAAAGGAGGGGTAGAGCAGGAGGTGCTTTACAACGCCAATGGGCTGCCGGTAGAACCCGGAGACGCTATTTTGACCTTCCTCGATGAGCAGCCTGATGCTGCAATTGATTACCCTGATGGGCAGGGAAAAAGCAATATTGGGGCAGGGGTATTACCCGGAAGATCTGATTTTGTGATTGGGCCACAGGATATTAGTAGAAGGACTTATCCCGGTCTCTGGAAATTAGGGCCATATCGCACTAATACAGGAGATGGTCTTGGTCAACCCAATGCTGCCAGTACCAGGCCTTTTAACATCGCCAAATTTTCTGAACTCTATTTTATTGCTGCTGAAGCTGCCGTTAAAGGTGCTAATGCAAACGGTATGTCTGCAAGAGAGTTAATTAACGTAATTAGAGCCAGGGCAGGTGTTTGGAGATGGGATAATAATGAAGGGGAGCCTAAAATAGCAGATTTTAGTACTGAACTGGTGTCAGAAACTCCGGCTGAAATTGACATTTATTACATCCTTGCTGAAAGGTCAAGGGAGTATTTTGGAGAAGGTTACCGCTGGTATGATCTTATTCGTACCCAAACCTGGGAAGATCTGGCTTCTACTTATCGTATAGCCGGAAGTGATTACGGCGATCACAATGCCCAAACCATTACCCGAAATATAGAACCTTATCATTACCTGCGCCCAATTCCTCAGGGGCAGATTGATGCTATGGAAGGAGATACGGGCTCTTATCAAAATCCCGGTTACTAA